Genomic segment of Arthrobacter antioxidans:
ACGCCAGCGACTTCGAAGCCACCTGGCGGATGGTCCACGGCGCGGTGGAGGGCGTCGTCCGGTTCGTGCGCCACGAACTCGACGCCTGACGGTCCCGCGGCCCGACCGTCGATGCGTACCATGAACGGGTGAATCCCTCCCTCTGGCTGGCGCTGCTCGGCGCCGGGACCCTGATCAGCTTCGTGCCCGGGGCGGGCGCGGTGAACACCATGAGCAACGCGCTGACGGTCGGTTTCCGCCGTTCCATCTGGGGGATCCTCGGCCAGCAGGCAGCCCTCCTCGTGCACATCGGCGTCGCCGCGGCGGGCGTGGGGCTGCTCGTGACCAACTCGCCGCTGGCATTCAACCTCATCCGGTACACCGGCGCCGCGTACCTGGTCTACCTGGGCGTGCGGAAGTTCCTGCAGAAGCCCGAGCACGGCGAGGTCCGCGCCCGGCAGGTCACCGAGG
This window contains:
- a CDS encoding LysE family transporter — translated: MNPSLWLALLGAGTLISFVPGAGAVNTMSNALTVGFRRSIWGILGQQAALLVHIGVAAAGVGLLVTNSPLAFNLIRYTGAAYLVYLGVRKFLQKPEHGEVRARQVTEGALSMVRRGLWVNLLNPKAIVFFLALIPQFIRPDRPLLGQYAVLAATVVVIDVLVMWFFYAGAARSFRRFTQDDRGQVVLNRTFGSLFVGVGALLAVA